Proteins from a single region of Tumebacillus amylolyticus:
- a CDS encoding tetratricopeptide repeat protein: MTLGVGIREVRVGKGVTQMKSTEGRATNVLSAIADQLEVTLDNLTVETDRRAEALSLYQEALERKRSMDYAGALDRLEELLKQPFFGVEAVDLMCHLAECYLRVGDLPESFHWYHFALEEACVEQNQKAMIEIYRGLGNLEFSQARYEYALRHYDRALAISERLPNQDGAMTTHLYVLLGTCQKRMRRVKEAMQCFRLAVSCCEGTVNRRSVVWLLLMISPFFREMSFEWEANAYTERAATILREEGVLDLAAELPNHYTVLLGIKGDLSEVCTVLQDSLSLLDESGYDVEAGIGYVELAKIAMEVDPNQAEAACRMALQRFPEEPEHRTSVFALLGEISCRQEAYEEASHHFQKAADGYKQLKQAKQWAGVMQTLSWIYRKLEGARIS; the protein is encoded by the coding sequence ATGACTCTAGGCGTGGGAATTCGTGAAGTGCGGGTCGGCAAAGGTGTAACGCAGATGAAGTCGACGGAGGGGCGTGCAACAAACGTCCTTAGCGCAATTGCGGATCAGCTGGAGGTGACGCTGGACAATTTGACCGTGGAGACGGACCGTCGTGCGGAAGCTCTGAGCCTGTACCAAGAGGCGTTGGAGAGAAAACGGTCGATGGACTACGCGGGGGCATTGGATCGATTGGAAGAGTTGCTGAAGCAACCTTTTTTTGGCGTTGAGGCCGTAGATTTGATGTGTCATCTGGCGGAGTGTTACCTTCGTGTTGGAGATTTACCGGAGTCGTTTCATTGGTATCACTTTGCACTCGAAGAAGCGTGTGTAGAGCAAAACCAAAAAGCGATGATTGAGATCTATCGAGGACTTGGGAATCTCGAGTTCTCCCAAGCCCGTTATGAATATGCATTGCGGCACTACGACCGCGCACTGGCGATCTCGGAGAGACTGCCGAACCAGGACGGCGCGATGACGACGCACTTGTACGTTCTGCTTGGCACGTGTCAGAAGCGGATGCGACGTGTCAAAGAAGCGATGCAATGCTTCCGGCTCGCCGTCTCTTGCTGTGAAGGCACGGTGAACCGCCGCTCGGTCGTCTGGCTGTTGCTGATGATCTCGCCTTTCTTCCGCGAGATGTCGTTTGAGTGGGAAGCCAATGCTTATACGGAGCGTGCAGCGACGATTCTGCGCGAAGAGGGTGTTCTGGACCTCGCCGCCGAACTTCCGAACCACTATACCGTTTTGCTTGGGATCAAAGGCGACTTGTCCGAAGTCTGCACGGTGTTGCAAGACTCTCTGTCGCTGCTCGACGAGTCGGGTTATGACGTGGAGGCCGGCATCGGGTATGTAGAATTGGCGAAGATCGCCATGGAAGTCGATCCCAACCAAGCGGAGGCAGCCTGCCGGATGGCGTTGCAGCGTTTCCCGGAGGAGCCGGAGCATCGGACGTCTGTGTTTGCCTTGCTCGGGGAGATCTCGTGCCGACAAGAAGCATACGAAGAAGCGTCGCACCACTTCCAGAAAGCGGCCGACGGGTACAAGCAATTGAAGCAAGCGAAGCAATGGGCCGGCGTCATGCAAACGCTATCATGGATTTACCGTAAGTTGGAAGGGGCAAGAATCTCCTAA
- a CDS encoding ATP-binding protein, which translates to MERTTQINGMSTDQMNHEESGQGIGLFMVKKLLDYFSGDIQGSTFRISLPVNVG; encoded by the coding sequence TTGGAGCGTACGACGCAGATCAATGGCATGTCCACCGATCAAATGAACCACGAAGAAAGCGGTCAAGGCATCGGCCTGTTCATGGTCAAGAAATTGCTCGACTACTTCTCCGGCGACATCCAAGGATCGACGTTCAGGATCTCCTTGCCGGTCAACGTCGGCTAA
- a CDS encoding helix-turn-helix domain-containing protein translates to MIVDQEMTIGQRFKKYRKAQGLSQQQLSEGICSYSTVSQIECDRALPSVGTLEKLAERLCVPLREILGEQERTQDISFQLDVIRVSVSKRDYAYALELIQELEGQELLEHQRQVLFLNHMECMTRTGYPHDAARRVLEFVQAQEKQQTVSDETLCDAYNKLGNAYYFQRDYEKAYSAYEHGYHVSLRQEVMTRPAAAITLNLGIVCNELGFKEDAQLFLDKARDYYSDKTDLMNLARSLFSLAIATKSKEYIVQALSLYNSLNDLRNAYVARQHYLYYYEAKDNYKGAVKELQDLAFKFENDLEDPEMSVYLYGRAFMVCFKSGDQELADVNMSQAEKISTEVKDEQSSGIAYLHRCKALNEMSKKNFENAIIHSLKSSELYGKMKMYTQSAESLQVSADIYSQMGKFQEAYEVLTRVNKLLRRDGRESYE, encoded by the coding sequence ATGATAGTTGATCAAGAGATGACGATCGGACAACGGTTTAAGAAATACAGAAAGGCACAAGGTCTCTCGCAACAGCAGTTGTCAGAGGGGATTTGCTCCTATTCGACAGTCAGTCAGATTGAATGTGATCGTGCCCTGCCGTCGGTGGGTACCTTGGAGAAGTTAGCGGAGCGTTTGTGTGTTCCGCTACGTGAAATTCTGGGCGAGCAAGAGCGTACGCAGGACATTTCGTTCCAACTGGATGTCATCCGTGTGTCGGTGTCCAAGCGTGACTACGCGTATGCGCTTGAGTTGATTCAAGAGTTGGAGGGGCAGGAACTGCTGGAGCACCAGAGGCAGGTACTGTTCCTTAATCATATGGAATGCATGACGCGGACCGGTTACCCTCATGATGCGGCTCGTCGGGTGTTGGAGTTTGTTCAGGCACAGGAGAAGCAGCAGACGGTCAGCGATGAGACGCTGTGCGATGCGTATAACAAGTTGGGCAATGCCTACTATTTCCAACGCGATTATGAAAAAGCGTACTCCGCGTATGAGCACGGCTATCACGTCTCGTTGCGTCAAGAGGTCATGACGAGACCGGCGGCGGCCATCACGCTGAATTTGGGGATCGTCTGCAACGAATTGGGATTCAAGGAAGATGCGCAACTCTTCTTGGACAAGGCCCGAGACTATTACTCGGACAAAACGGATCTCATGAATTTGGCGCGTTCCCTGTTCTCTTTGGCGATTGCCACGAAAAGCAAAGAATATATTGTCCAAGCTCTGAGTTTGTACAATTCCTTGAACGACCTTCGAAATGCGTATGTCGCCCGTCAACATTATCTCTATTATTATGAAGCAAAAGACAACTACAAGGGTGCCGTCAAGGAGCTCCAAGACCTCGCATTTAAGTTCGAAAATGATCTCGAAGACCCGGAAATGTCCGTGTATTTGTACGGTCGAGCCTTTATGGTCTGCTTCAAGAGCGGTGACCAGGAATTAGCGGATGTAAATATGTCTCAAGCTGAAAAAATTTCTACTGAAGTGAAAGATGAGCAGTCGTCAGGTATTGCTTATCTCCATAGGTGTAAGGCTCTTAATGAAATGTCGAAGAAAAATTTTGAAAATGCCATTATACACTCGTTAAAATCTAGCGAATTATATGGTAAGATGAAGATGTACACGCAAAGTGCTGAATCGTTACAAGTTTCCGCAGACATCTATTCGCAAATGGGTAAATTCCAGGAAGCTTACGAGGTACTTACGCGAGTGAATAAACTTCTTAGAAGAGACGGAAGGGAGTCATACGAATGA
- a CDS encoding MgtC/SapB family protein encodes MIDHTHLVFLLRLVLSVVLGALMGLERERKNKSAGLKTHILVAVSGCLLMWLSTHGFAEFQNDPRVSFDPARLAAQVGGGIGGFLAAGIFLRSDRFAISGYSTAGMLLLALIIGFAVGGGQYFVAIVSVLVVVACMVWLDPLQNRLHRTRHKQLTYTSFDRPALLADIATILGKHRINIVDVSIQEEEGSAVTEMEVTFPPNLDWEKVLQEISSVESVTSVNLQ; translated from the coding sequence ATGATCGATCATACTCATCTCGTCTTCTTGCTGCGCTTGGTGCTAAGTGTCGTGTTGGGCGCCCTCATGGGGTTGGAACGCGAGCGGAAGAACAAGTCGGCCGGGCTCAAAACCCACATCTTGGTCGCCGTATCCGGTTGCCTGCTCATGTGGCTCTCGACGCACGGATTTGCCGAATTTCAGAACGACCCCCGTGTCAGCTTCGACCCGGCTCGGTTGGCGGCCCAAGTCGGCGGCGGGATCGGCGGGTTCTTGGCTGCAGGGATTTTCTTGCGAAGCGATCGCTTTGCGATCAGCGGCTACTCCACGGCGGGGATGTTGTTGTTGGCGTTGATCATCGGATTTGCCGTGGGCGGCGGTCAATACTTCGTCGCGATCGTATCCGTGTTGGTCGTCGTCGCTTGCATGGTCTGGCTCGACCCGTTGCAAAACCGCTTGCACCGCACCCGTCACAAACAATTGACGTATACGTCCTTCGACCGACCGGCTCTGCTGGCCGACATCGCGACGATCCTTGGCAAACACCGCATCAACATCGTCGATGTCTCGATCCAAGAGGAGGAGGGTTCCGCTGTCACCGAGATGGAGGTGACGTTTCCGCCGAACTTGGATTGGGAGAAAGTCTTGCAGGAGATCTCGTCTGTGGAGAGCGTGACGTCCGTCAACTTGCAGTGA
- a CDS encoding DMT family transporter — MDKYKAWLILVLCNLFWAGNYIFGKYVVAEMTPLWMTTARWLGALVLLVPLAQIFERPQWKQVFRHWFLLLCMGLLGSVMYNFTLYEALQFTSSTSAAFVQALNPAVLVVFAMIFLRERLQGKQWAGLLVSLVGVVVLLCKGDWNVLLQAEYNRGDLLMVVAVVVWSVYTLLSKKASGIPPIAATAVSTFFSVVVMLPFALAQGFDASKLTSVGMMGMAYIVLFPSVGSYILWSVGVRAIGPSQAGVFLNFIPLFTALISLLLGQSITFSQVLGGGLILLGVYFTSRRQEKIREEFNQ, encoded by the coding sequence TTGGACAAATACAAAGCGTGGCTGATACTGGTGTTGTGCAATCTGTTCTGGGCCGGCAATTATATATTCGGCAAATACGTCGTAGCCGAAATGACGCCGTTATGGATGACCACGGCTCGCTGGCTGGGAGCTTTGGTGTTGTTGGTACCGTTGGCGCAGATTTTCGAACGTCCTCAGTGGAAGCAGGTTTTTCGTCACTGGTTCCTCTTGCTGTGCATGGGGTTGCTCGGGTCTGTGATGTATAATTTCACTTTATATGAAGCGTTACAATTCACCTCTTCGACTTCTGCGGCGTTCGTCCAAGCGCTCAATCCGGCCGTGTTGGTCGTGTTCGCGATGATCTTCCTGCGCGAAAGGCTGCAAGGCAAGCAATGGGCCGGGCTGTTGGTTTCTCTGGTGGGAGTCGTCGTATTGCTTTGCAAAGGGGATTGGAATGTCCTCTTGCAAGCAGAGTATAACCGCGGCGACCTGCTGATGGTCGTGGCCGTGGTCGTCTGGTCGGTCTATACGTTATTATCGAAGAAGGCATCGGGCATCCCCCCGATTGCGGCGACGGCGGTCTCGACTTTTTTCAGCGTGGTCGTGATGTTGCCGTTTGCGTTGGCGCAGGGGTTTGATGCCTCGAAGTTGACATCGGTCGGGATGATGGGCATGGCGTACATCGTGTTGTTTCCTTCGGTGGGTTCCTATATCCTGTGGAGTGTCGGAGTTCGGGCGATCGGCCCAAGCCAAGCCGGGGTGTTTTTGAATTTCATCCCGTTGTTCACGGCGTTGATCTCGCTGTTGCTCGGTCAGTCGATCACGTTCTCTCAGGTACTCGGGGGTGGATTGATTCTCCTCGGGGTGTACTTCACGAGCAGACGTCAGGAGAAAATCAGGGAGGAATTCAACCAATGA